ggggcatcgTCACGTGTCACAGCGGAATTCCTGATATGCTTCTCAGCTTTATTGGTTtcggggaggagagaggggggcaaCCTCAGTTCGTCTTTACCTGGCGTCGGCAGTACCTTTGCCCACAACCCCGGCAGAGAGCATCAGAAGTCCCCCCACtcggggagagagagacactgGAGCGCAGGAGAAAGATGGACAGAAAACAGGATAAGGAAAGCTAATAAACATGCGACACAGGAAGGACAATaaggagcacacacacacaacaacaacaacaacaaccgCAACGAAATAAGTGCACCGCGCACGAAGGTGGACACTAATAAACATGGTTGGACCCTCGACacaacggaggaggaggagaaaatCGACGCAATACGAGCCAGCAGAGGGTGTcagtgtctgtgtgtgtctgtctgtgtgagaagggagaagtaaaaaaaaaaaacaaaaagaaaagagacCACGCACGCGACGAGCCCACGccacaaaaggaaaaaatTGAGCAGAGACAGTGACCGAGCTTTAtgaacaagaaaaaaaaaatgaagaaGAAAGAAGCACTCACACACGGGAGCAAAGAGTGCCACTCCACGGCACAGACGCCTAGACGGAAGAACGAAGGGAGGGTGAAAGGTAGGGAAGGGGATGGGATGGGatggaagggggaaggggaaggggaagggggtacAACGCGGCATTGTAAGTTCGTGCTTcctttccccctctttccttctcctttgTGGGTGGTGTGGGCGGGTGCGTCGGCgaaggtggagggagggggtggaggttCTTGTCGTCGAAGGACAGAAGAAACTAAggtagagagagaacaacacAATCCAACACAACACAACaaacacaccacacacacacacataccagCACGAACGAGAACGGGGGTAGCAAAGAAAACAAGCGAAGAAGATAGCGTGAGAAGAGCTGTGGGTAAAGAAGCATtacacggagagagagagagacacggcAGTGAACTAAGGAGTCACCACAAGTccgagacagagacagagagtaATATCAGGAGCACGgcaagggaagggaagggaagggaagggggagggagacaacAACAAGAAAAACGAGAACACGTCAACACTTAAAAGGAAACCACGAAGAGGTTCAGCCGGTGAAGAatgaagagaagagggagagagaagtaAAGCGAGGGCAGAAATCTTCATACATGGCAACAGATAGGagagaaaggaaaacgagGCAACCATTGTATCCTCCCACCACGACTCAAGTAGCGCGAACAAAGAAACGCAACATCGGGTGAGAGAGCCACACGGAATAGAAGCCAGACAAAAAGAAGGaagcaggagctgcaccAGCCTACGACACCAACAGCCACCCAAAGGGCAAAACCACCGCAAGAAGGACATCTCATATTGTTTACCATGGATAGCGAGGCCTTTTTTCAAACTGACACAGGCGTGTTAACACGTGACACGAACAATAAGAAGTAAATAtacctatatatatatatctatatatataaatataaatatCGCATATGTTgagagcacacacagacagagataatgcacacacacacacacataagcgaaaaaaaagagagcaaCGACGAGAGAGACCGACGACCCAATGCCCATCCACGAAGACACTCGTACGCTCACCGGCGCCACTCAGCGACTCTACACCGAGACGAGCCAataaaaaaacaaagagtCGGAGAAGTGGAGAGTCGCCAGCTCAACGACGAACGAGAGCGGTGAGAAACActgaaagaaaaaagagcaCGTACATGTGATTTCTTTTTCCCGCGTGTACATTCTCTGCCCTACAGCGTGAGCCCAGTTCCACTCCACCCCgccctgtcacaggccccagTCGCGCGGCACCAAGTCGCGCTAGACGCACGCGTCGCAGCAACGCGCCGACTCGGCCATGTGAGAGCACGACACCCTTGCCTCAGCCTgcccccaccacacaccctgCGGCCTCGCAGGGCCCCGCACAGCCGCTTCCTCCTCACGACGgtcgccacccctggtgcatccccccaCCCTCGGGGGTGACACTCAggccccccaccacccagTAGGCAGTGTTGAGGGCCGGGGGCAGGATACATTCGAGTCGCGCGGACGCCATGCCCAATCATAGGGATGGCAAAAGCTGTGTCCATTGTCGGCCAtcgcaccggcgcagcgccacccggGACCTCCTCGCCGACATGCGTAGCGGTAAGCATCGCTcggaccccctcccctccctacGCCAAGGTGCCCCTACCCTTCAACGTAGataaaaaagaaagagtGCCTCTAACGAGGGCGGGCGTCGGGTAAGCAAGAGGGACACCGACAGACATGACGGCAGTGGGGGTGGaagtgggggagggacgggGAAATGGAAGCGGGGGTGGCCACGTAAGGCGCATACGTGTGAAAGAAGCAACGAAGCGTTTCACAGACGAAGGAACGACTGTGACAGCGACACACATACGGGGAGAGAGTATgtttgcttgtgtgtgtgtgtgtgtggtgtgcgaGACTCAGAAGACGATACCGGCCGTGATGAGGGACTGCGACCTGAGCGACGAAGGGGGATGAGGAAAGGCCAAACAAATAAAAAAACGAATATAAGACGGGAAAACATATCGTCAGAAAGTGGTAGCGAGAAGTGGCAAAACAAGCAAGGAAGCGATCGTCATCGCAACGAGAGCCAGCACAAAAGACGAGAAACAGAGATGGGGAGATtgcacaaagaaaaaaaagaggaggcagGAGAGAACGAGGCACGTGCTACGCCATAAGCCGGCTTCCACGCCTGACCTTTTGTGTGCGTCGTCGTTGGTGCCTTCAGATGCGGAGTGGGTTTCAGTTGGCAACTTCTCCTCCTGCTACTCCACTCTCTCCGATGCACCACCGTTGGCACCGCAGTCACGAGGATGAGCACGGAAAGAGAACAAAGGGAATAGAGGAAGAGGTGAATACACGGAAAAGAAAATTCTGAAACAACAAAGAGAGGCAAATTTTCGCCTTCGTCAACCACATCGCGGAAttcctgccccccccctccctcgctccaTTGTCTTTCCGTCACTTCCTTGCCGTTCGCCCGTagagaaggcgaagaggcAACACGGCAAGCGTAGCAGAGGAACGGCACGGACGTAAAACGTTACATGAACGGAGAAAAGAGTCACAGGAAAGCGCGCAGTATATAGctcctctttcccttttATTCAACTAGGACGTGCGTTCTGTCAAGTTGGGGAGATGCACATGAACACTCTGCGCTTctctcctgcagcacctcctcctgtcgCCCTGTTTCGTTTTCCACCCGCTTTCCTTCGTCTTCTGCCGCCGATATGAACTTGCATGATTGCATCCTCCCTCGAGTTCCTTACTGCGCACCTCCCTCCACGCTGCAATAATGTTGCAGTGGTGACGCAGAGTTCCTTCCTtgggtggtagtggtggtgtgtgtgggggggaggggcttcCTCGCCTTGGATTTCATCGAGGGCACCAGATCCGGCGCCACCATACACGAGAATAGAAGCAACACAGAAAACATTTGGAAAAAGAGTTAGAttgggggtggggtaggATGCAaagtcacacacacacacacacacatctatatatatatatatgtacatacaTGGTACAGAAGCAAGTGTCTATGGGCGAGTGAGCGTGTCGAGACGCTACGGCGTACATCGATGCAAGAGAAGAGCAGAGAATAAGCATACCCGCTCACGGGCACATAAGCATAGACATGGATGTGAGGGAAGTCATGCGGCGGTAAAAGGGCCTCCTCCTTCTGTTTTGCCTTTGTTCAGTTTGCTGAGCGCCCGAGGGACTCGATGTCGAGTGGCCGGCTTGGCTTGGGGTACAGTTCGTTGTCCAGTTCCACCAGCTGATCAAAGAAGCCCTTGTTTGGGAGAATTGCCGGTCTGCCCTTCTTGGTCACCAGATAGGCCTCATCCAGTCGCATGCCCCTTTTAATCATCAAGTACGCAATCACCGTTGTGGCAGAGCGCGACAGACCTGCAAAGCAGTGCACCAGGCACCCGCTCTTTTTCGACTGGCTTTCCTCGATGAAGTTAACGGCCTCGTGAAAAGACATGCGAATGTTCGCGCCAGGGATGTCGTCCACGACGATGACCTTGTGATGGCCGCCCTCCGGTGGCACCGGCACCAGTTGCCGACCCACAGTGAGCAAATACGTAATGTTCAGCTTCCGGTACACCATCTGCGACTGCGCGGAGCGGAGACTGCCGCAGTAGAGATACGGCACAATTTCATCCGGGTACAGCTTGTTCCAGTTCACCGTAATATTGGGCAGCTCGGTGTCGAGATTCTTCTCGTAGTAGTCCTTGTAGAGTGAGGGCTCGTTGTCGAGCGCAATCGTGAGGTCGtcgaagcgctgcagccgctctcGCAACGGGAGGGTTGTCAGGCTGTCGTTGGCGGCGAGGTAGATCACCTTCAGCTTGGGTGACATGATCACTGTCTTGGAGTTACTCACGTTGGAGCCGCCAACAAAGGAGCCGGCCATGTTCCCCGCGAAGCTTGCCATTCGCGCGCCGTTCACCTGCGGTGAGGCCATGGCGAAGTAATCCATCACGTTCGACACGCTGGAGCATAGCGGAGGAGCAACGATATCCAGCAAGCTATCTGGAATGCTGGAGAAGTTGTTGTAGTCCAGCGCGGCCGAGGTGAGGGAGCTGAGGTAGATGAACGTCTGCGGTAGATCCACTAGGGCGTTGTGGCTTGCATCGAGGCTTTCGAGCTCGCTAAGGTTGCCAAGGCTATCCGGAAGCTCGGAGAGCTTGTTGTACGAAACCACAAGCTTGCGCAAGTGGATCAAGAAGCTCAGCTCATGTGGCAGCGACGTAAGATTGTTCTGTGAAATATCCAAGACGaccacctgcagcagcggtgggtCGTACACCTCCGGCGGCACCTCGTCCAGACTGTAGTtgtacagcagcagctcggaGTGATggctggtgcggcagcgctccagctcctgctgccaGTCGTCGTCTTCGATTTCCGCCGCCTTGGGAAGCGCCAGCTTCCTCGCCTCTTTGTCCTTCATGAGTGAGAGCCTCGACGGCGGAGGCAAGTAGAGCGAGCCACAGTCCTTTGGCGTCACAGAATCCGCGCGGCCACATGGGAAGCCTACCGTGTTGAAACCCGTATTGCTGCTGttgacgccgctgccaaggTGTAGTCCGCCACCGGACATCCCACCAAACCCACGGAAGCTGATCAAGCTGCGACCGTTGATGTTGACCGAAATGCTCTGCTCGCTTATGTCGTCAGAAAGGTGGACGACACTCTCTATGTCGCCAAACATGCCTTTTGTAatgctgccgccaccagtgcTGCGCACCGCAATCGACCGCTccgccgcgcgctgcgccacgaGATGTGCCGTAAGAGAGCCTACCGGAAAGTTCGCCGTCATCTCCAGCGTCTCGAGCGCGTGCACATCCGGCACCGTCGACGGCTGCACCAGCACGGCCTTGTTGGCACCATCCCTGCTGTGCTCGATCGTGTGAATCAGGAACGGCACTAACTCGTGGTGGTCCTTGTGGTAGTTGCCTACAGAACACTTGCCGCAGCGAATGTAGCCGTCGCAGTCGGAGCACTGGTagagcgccaccgtcagctCGGCGCTGCATTGGCCGCAGAGCAGGTTCTCGCCCTGGAAGACGAGAACCGTGGGTTTCTCGCCTGTGGCACCGGCGATAATGGAGGCTTCGGTGCATGAGTCGCTGCCATGTAACGTGGCGTCACCCGCAGAACTGAGCATCTGGCTCTCCTGGAACGGGTCCTGGGCGAGGACGTCTAGCATGCGGGCTTCGTCGCGCGTCTCGGGTTTCGAGTGCACGGCGCTCTgtagctcctcctccgtgacCTCGACAATCGTCCTTGGCAAGTTTTGCGCTAAGCTCAGATTTTTGAAGTACGTGTGCTTCAGCGCCGCTCGCGCGTCTTGGAACCTCCccaccagcgcctcctcgatgAAGGAGACCAACGCTGGCGTCAGCTGCGCCCTTGGCTGTCGCACGGCTGTAAGTACCGTGTCGACGGCAAACGCCCTGTTCTTCTCACCGTCGAGCAGTTCTGTCCATACCGTGTTGAAGAGCTCCGGAAGTACCGAGGCGGCAAGGAGACCGACACAGAACATGTCCACGCTGGGGCCATGCAAGGGACTATGCTGCCGCACCCACGAGGGTAGCGTGTAGAGCGGCGCGTCTTCCGCGATGGAGTCCTGCAAGGCGTCTGCCGTCACAAACAGCGGTCCAAAATCGGCAATGCGGTAGTGCAAGGTGTGCTCGCAAAAGAATATGTTCGTCGGAACCAGAGAGAGGTGCGCTACGCCGTTGTCGTGCAGGTGTACCAATCCAGCCAGCACATCCACTAAGAACTCCTGCAGCGTTGGGGACAAGTTGTCGCCATTCACCGGGGGCACGGCTTCGATGGCGCCACTCGACATGTAGTCCTGCACCACGAAGCAGTTCGCCTTCTTGTCCTCCACGATGTCGATGAAGCGCATAACGTTTGGGTGGTCAACCTTGCGGGAGAAAacgagctggcggcgcatTTCTCGCGCCCATCTCTCCCGCCCAGGTGCTTGCAGCCGCTTTAGAATAGCCTTGTGGATAATCTTGAAGGCGAACTGCTTGGACTGACTGCGGCGCAGATGAACCATCATCGTTTCCGAGAAGCGGCCCTCACCAAGAAAAGCGTCCACCTGGAAGCCGTTTCGCTGCTGCGTACGGTAGTTTGGCACGGCCATATTACTCATCGAGGCCCCTCTCGGCGCCAACGCGCTCATCGTCCGGTCGCCGAAGCCACCCACCATATGTACACCAAAAGCTAAGCTGCTCGTCATGGAAATTTTGCGCATCAATGACGAGGTGCCTAAGACCAAGCTGTGCTTGAAGAAGGGGTgttgcagcagccgcagcacacTTGGTCGCTTCGACGGCTCCTTTTGCAGGCAGAGTCTGATCGCGTCCTCGATGTCGTACGCGAAGTTCCAGTGCGGGCGTGCTGGGAAGCTCAGGTCGAAGTTCTCGAGCCGCTCATGAACCTGCGCGTAGGAGCACTCGGCGATCTCGACCGGATCGCAGCCGTAGGCGAGGCGGTACATGAGTACGCCAAAGCCCCAGATATCCACCGCGGCCACTCCAGCCGCGCCTTCGTCCGAGACGACATTGACCTCGCCTGTCGCGTACGCGCCCTCCGGGTCGAACACCTCGGGCGGGAGGCAGGCCAACTCGCCGTTGAATACGAGATCCTCTGGACACTGCACGGCGAAGAGACGCCAGAAGCCGGCGTCGGTGATGCAGAAGTGCCCCTCGCCGTTCTCGAGCACGTTGTCGAGCTTCAAGTTGTGGTGATAGATTCGGTGTGAATGCAGGATGCGAAgacccaccgccacctccatcaGGATACGGCGCAGCTTGTCGGGGTCGTGCGAGAGTCGGCCTGCGTAGTTGACGATGTTGCCCTTTGCATGGTAGTTGGTGATCACAATCATGTTCTCCTTCGCCTCATCATTGAGAACGTCGCTGATATGCAGCACGTTCTGGTGCACAATGTTGACGAGAACGCGCTGCTCCGCGGtgacctcctccagcagccggCGGCGAAGCACAAAGCTGATCACCTTGAGGATGCAGAATACGGGACCTTTGGGGGCATCGTCGGGAAGGGAGTCGCTCGAGCCCTGTGTCGGCGTACACCTCTTCGACAACGCCGCGACGTCACGGGTGGCGAAGTAGCTTCGCCCGATGGTGCCGGCGTTGTAGGCAGCGCGCAAACGGTAGCCATCGATTGTCTCGTCTTGATGGAAATCAGGGATGCAGATTACGCACGACCGGTTTGAAAAGGATACTTCAGGGTGATTCAGAAACAGCAGACCAACGGAGCTGGTGCGGAGGGCGTCGAGCACCTCGTACATGaccttttcctcctctgtgCGCCGCTCCGCATCGAGTCCCCCACACTTGCGCACAATCGAATCGACGCGCGACACAATGCGGAGTGCACGGGCTGACAACTTCTGCGGTGCGAGAGAGGCTTCATGCGACGTGACATGGGAGCTCGCGCCTagctgaagctgctgctgttcgtgCCCGTTTTGCGctgtgtctgctgctgctgctgctgcgtgcggcggctgcgactTGGGAAGCGCTGTCCCTGCCACCTGCGGTAACTTGCCGTGCTCCGTAGAGCCGCCTTCAGCCGCACCGACAGCAGGCGAGTGTCCCACACCATCGTTGTTGGTGTCGGCCCCAACACCGGCGAACCTTTCAGTTCCACCGCTTCCGCCTACGCGACTGATGTAGATTGTGCTAGCACTCAGGATGGTCTCAGATACGTTAGCATCGCCAACCTCGGCTGAGCTGCTAACGtggctgtgcggcgcgcaCCCGTTTCCCTTCTCATTAGAGCTGTCCACACGGCACCGCGACAGCTCGCGGTTCGATCGGCAGTTGGTGTCAGCGCAGGCGGCCAGAATTCTGCCACCGCGCAAGTTCGCTGAGCCGCATAGGACGCCCATCACTCGAACACCTCCTCACTATGCGTGAGGTAGCGAGAACGAGCAAACACCACGCAAAAAGACGACGGCGAGAGCCAAcgtgcgcacagacacacacacacacacacagagagagagagagagaaaaaagaaaacagcaacGATGAACAAGGGCACAGGGCAGCTGTTAAGAGAGAGCTTCTCTGCGCTTATCAATGTCCGTAAATGGGAGGGTGGGAAGAAATAGGTGTGTGaatctgcgtgtgtgtgtgtgtgtgtgtgtgtgtgagtgagtgagtgtgtgtggtgagACGTGGAaagaggtggtggaggtgtcACACAGCGAGGGATGCagtgcgagagagcgaagaCACGGAGGAAACGAGAAAAAGAGATGTAAAGTGACTGAGAAAAACGACGAACAGCGGGTTGTggggcaaaaaaaaataacCGCGACGGCACCTGAACGTCCAGCGAGGTGAGGTGCACGTGAAACTGAACACGCCCGgcggaaagggaaagaggagACGCTCAAACACAAGACTCAGTGATGCacagaacaaaaaaaaacgagaagaCAGCAGGCACCAACAACAGTGCTCATAAGAAATAGAGATAGCGAGAGTACGAGCAAAGGATGGCAACACAtccagccgcagccgcagcggcagcagcacagacaAATTAAGACGAATACtgataataataataaaaaaagaaaagcagacacacacacagaaacagACAACAAAatgaacacacgcacacaccacacacacacagaaaaaaaaacacgagCTCACTtcttttgtttgtgtgtcttGTGTCGGCGTGTtccgttttcgttttttttgtggttgTTGTTGCTTGCCCGTAAGTTCGGCAACGTCCAGGTTTACCGAAGACGACCCAAACGATTCTTTATTTTTTTGCCCCCTGTTCTGTTGaatacacgcatacacacacacacacatacagagaggcacgcacacaaccaacAAAAGGGcaagcaacagcaacaacgagcaagatatatatatatatataaagaaTGGCGATCGAGAcagggacagagagagagcacaagAAGAAGAATACAGGTGCTGGCATAAAGGTGAAAATTGAACCCAAAAAAAGGTGTatgtgggggagggaagatGCGATCGCACTGATCTAGTGAAGAACGGCAACCACACCCCAATGCACTGCTTCAGCGCACACAAAATATAAAACTacaaaaaaataaaaagagGGCAGGCAATGAAGAGTGCTTCCGTATGCGCGGCTGGGACACAacgcaagaaaaaaaacgaggacGGTTGGGAAGCGGCCAAGTCGTCAAAAGAAGAAACCAAACTCCAAGAGGTGCTGCCGTACGacaaaagagagagagaatgaGAAGAAATATGGAAAAAAAATTTCCTCGCACCTTCCGTCCCTTCCTCGGCTTCTTCTCGCGCGCCCCTTTGTCTGTTTAGGTGTTTTGTCGGTGCGGGTCCTTGCCAGTCCTCggtgtcgctctctcgcactcTCTTCCTCCCGCTTCTGGCCTCCCTGCGGACCCTCAAATTCCTCCTCGATCAGCTTCGGCGCAGCGTCCCTCGCATGTGGTCGCCGGCAATGAGGACTCGTCAGCACCTTAAGTAAGAACGAGCGAGGGCGAAGGGTTCGCAAACAAAGGTGTctacgtttttttttctttgttggtGAGCTTCACGGCCACCGCTATAGGAGAGAAAACACGTCagctgcacgcgcaccctggcacacacacacacaaaaagagaGACAACAACAGTAAAAATGGTGGGGCTTCCCTGACGGACACAAAACTCAGGCGAacatcgaaaaaaaaaacgaaacgaaaTAGCCTGAGTACAAGCCTGTCGTTGCCCTAGAAGAGCACGACCCTCTGTGACAAGCTTGTGCGCCCCAGTGACGCGACGGGGTgtgagagagacgacgacgtgaATGTAGGTATGCAAGGGCGAGATGACACTGGCGAGCAACCCGGATGCGAAGGAAGAAAAACAGACACAGATGATAGCGTCTAGAGCgacgaaaacaaaaggacTGCTTTCGAATCCTCGACACTTGGAGGTGAATGGTGCTCGGTCCTCAATAACGGGCGATCGGAGGGGAaacgggggagggaagagaagaagTCGGTTAGTCGTGTGTCAGAGAAGCTCCATGTCATTTGCCTAACCTGTATCCTCGGCAGTTTCACCAAACGTGTTGAGCGTCGTCCGGTAGGGGGACGAAGCttacgcgtgtgcgccgcgctTACGGCATCGCTGTCTATCGTTTTGACGTGCTCGACCAAAAAGGTAGCGTCCACCCTTTCTTATCCGTGATGCCGCACACCCGGTTCCGGACATGATAGGGAACGGTGGTAATGGTAGGACAGACGTGAACTCAGACACAGGATAGTTAAAGCAGTGGGCTTCCCAACAGAACAACGCGGAAAGATTGTTATCACAcatcgcacacacacatgcctGGGCGTCCTGGCCGGAGGCTGACCCAACGAAATTTCAGACCCCCCTCCGCCAAAGACTGAAGGGCAGGATGCTTCCAGTGAGAAGCAGAGAGATCGAGATTTTCATCCTCGGCGGGACTTCACTCTTCTGTAGAACAGTAGTCCAACAGCACTCCACCCCgccctgtcacaggccccagTCGCGCTAGACGCACGCGTCGCAGCAACGCGCCGACTCGGCCATGTGAGAGCACGACACCCTTGCCTCAGCCTgcccccaccacacaccctgCGGCCTCGCAGGGCCCCGCACAGCCGCTTCCTCCTCACGACGgtcgccacccctggtgcatccccccaCCCTCGGGGGTGACACTCAggccccccaccacccagTAGGCAGTGTTGAGGGCCGGGGGCAGGATACATTCGAGTCGCGCGGACGCCATGCCCAATCATAGGGATGGCAAAAGCTGTGTCCATTGTCGGCCAtcgcaccgacgcagcgccacccgGGGCCTCCTCGCCGACATGCGTAGCGGTAAGCATCGCTCGGACCCTCTCCCTACGTCGTGGATGCACGACcttgtcaccaccagaagtgcTCTGGCATctggcagggatagggaggaggggggggggctgcttgTCTTACTCACAGAGTTGGCCACTAGACCCTGAGATACCACGCCTTGTGAAGCGTGTTCCCTCACCCCCGTCCATCAGGGCAGTTAGGTATGTGAAGTGGTCcagagagaagagcgaggTGTGCAGCAAATGAATGCGTACACATCCGCAGACATTCAGGCAAATCAAAGTAGAAACGATGAAAACGAAGGCGGGGGAGAGCAGTGGAAAGCGGAGCGTCGCAAAAACGAACCTGCTAACGAGACACTGTCAgccctgtgtgtgcgtcgagGTATCTGTCCGTGTGCAGGTGCCTCTGCATCCACCAGTGAGGTGGGGATCTGCACAGAAAGAGGACGGTGTACCGagagcggctgcggtgtACGTTTCCAAGTGCGCCTCCGGTAAGcagggggtgagggtgagCGAGTCTCGTCGCGAAAGGAGAACAGTGAGCTTCTCGCACGTTGTCACTGGCCCCATCGGAAGGCAACACGGCACAACTTCAGTGATGAGTCCCGCCTCCGAAaacggaggggggaggggtggcttTGCGCGCTCCCGTCCTCTCGTTGTTCGTGTCTGCTTCCATGaccgtttttttctttgccccTGCCGACGTGCCAGAAGAGTATGTTGCTCGATTAACCAGTGCTTCGCATACACTCAAACAGAGTACAGTCTGTAACCCAGACCGGAGCGCGGCACTCTTCAGCCTTACCTGACGCCTGCCCTTCCCCGCAGGAAATCCCACGCGCTCTCCGAATCTCTCTGCAGACCAGTGTAGCGAACCCATCGTCACCACTTCCGCAGCGTCAACATTTCCCTTGGCGGCAACAAACAAGGTGCGCGGGCGCGCACGCAAGCCCGCCCAGTGAAGATAACGTAGTGAGAAAGCGCGGAGAAAGACAAAGGTCGTACCCGCGCCACGGCGGGGCAAAACACCCAcgcaaacaaaaaaagggagacgAGGTGAGACGAaacacgcgtgtgcgcgcgccacaaaaaaaaagaaagcccATGCGATGTACCGCGAAGATGTCGAAGAGACGAGGACAAAGAAGCAGCGTACACAAGACACGATAGCATCAATGCAATTGCTGAGAGAGACGATTTCGTGAAAAGCGAGCCACAGTCacgacagcggtgc
The window above is part of the Leishmania mexicana MHOM/GT/2001/U1103 complete genome, chromosome 33 genome. Proteins encoded here:
- a CDS encoding putative dual specificity protein phosphatase, with the translated sequence MYEVLDALRTSSVGLLFLNHPEVSFSNRSCVICIPDFHQDETIDGYRLRAAYNAGTIGRSYFATRDVAALSKRCTPTQGSSDSLPDDAPKGPVFCILKVISFVLRRRLLEEVTAEQRVLVNIVHQNVLHISDVLNDEAKENMIVITNYHAKGNIVNYAGRLSHDPDKLRRILMEVAVGLRILHSHRIYHHNLKLDNVLENGEGHFCITDAGFWRLFAVQCPEDLVFNGELACLPPEVFDPEGAYATGEVNVVSDEGAAGVAAVDIWGFGVLMYRLAYGCDPVEIAECSYAQVHERLENFDLSFPARPHWNFAYDIEDAIRLCLQKEPSKRPSVLRLLQHPFFKHSLVLGTSSLMRKISMTSSLAFGVHMVGGFGDRTMSALAPRGASMSNMAVPNYRTQQRNGFQVDAFLGEGRFSETMMVHLRRSQSKQFAFKIIHKAILKRLQAPGRERWAREMRRQLVFSRKVDHPNVMRFIDIVEDKKANCFVVQDYMSSGAIEAVPPVNGDNLSPTLQEFLVDVLAGLVHLHDNGVAHLSLVPTNIFFCEHTLHYRIADFGPLFVTADALQDSIAEDAPLYTLPSWVRQHSPLHGPSVDMFCVGLLAASVLPELFNTVWTELLDGEKNRAFAVDTVLTAVRQPRAQLTPALVSFIEEALVGRFQDARAALKHTYFKNLSLAQNLPRTIVEVTEEELQSAVHSKPETRDEARMLDVLAQDPFQESQMLSSAGDATLHGSDSCTEASIIAGATGEKPTVLVFQGENLLCGQCSAELTVALYQCSDCDGYIRCGKCSVGNYHKDHHELVPFLIHTIEHSRDGANKAVLVQPSTVPDVHALETLEMTANFPVGSLTAHLVAQRAAERSIAVRSTGGGSITKGMFGDIESVVHLSDDISEQSISVNINGRSLISFRGFGGMSGGGLHLGSGVNSSNTGFNTVGFPCGRADSVTPKDCGSLYLPPPSRLSLMKDKEARKLALPKAAEIEDDDWQQELERCRTSHHSELLLYNYSLDEVPPEVYDPPLLQVVVLDISQNNLTSLPHELSFLIHLRKLVVSYNKLSELPDSLGNLSELESLDASHNALVDLPQTFIYLSSLTSAALDYNNFSSIPDSLLDIVAPPLCSSVSNVMDYFAMASPQVNGARMASFAGNMAGSFVGGSNVSNSKTVIMSPKLKVIYLAANDSLTTLPLRERLQRFDDLTIALDNEPSLYKDYYEKNLDTELPNITVNWNKLYPDEIVPYLYCGSLRSAQSQMVYRKLNITYLLTVGRQLVPVPPEGGHHKVIVVDDIPGANIRMSFHEAVNFIEESQSKKSGCLVHCFAGLSRSATTVIAYLMIKRGMRLDEAYLVTKKGRPAILPNKGFFDQLVELDNELYPKPSRPLDIESLGRSAN